A genome region from Calypte anna isolate BGI_N300 chromosome 4B, bCalAnn1_v1.p, whole genome shotgun sequence includes the following:
- the PANK2 gene encoding pantothenate kinase 2, mitochondrial isoform X2, whose translation MASHGDSTKVDKLVRDIYGGDYERFGLPGWAVASSFGNMMSKEKRESVSKEDLAKATLITITNNIGSIARMCALNENINRVVFVGNFLRINTISMRLLAYALDYWSKGQLKALFLEHEGYFGAVGALLGLLDSA comes from the exons ATGGCATCCCATGGGGACAGCACCAAGGTGGACAAACTGGTGCGGGACATTTATGGAGGAGACTACGAGAGGTTTGGGTTGCCAGGCTGGGCTGTAGCATCCAG CTTTGGAAACATGATGAGCAAGGAGAAACGGGAATCTGTCAGCAAAGAGGACCTGGCCAAGGCTACTTTAATAACCATCACCAACAACATTGGCTCCATAGCAAGGATGTGTGCACTTAATGAG AACATCAATCGAGTGGTGTTTGTTGGCAATTTCCTTCGGATCAACACCATCTCCATGAGGCTTCTGGCATATGCTTTGGACTACTGGTCAAAGGGACAGCTAAAAGCACTTTTCTTGGAACATGAG GGTTATTTTGGTGCAGTTGGGGCTCTCCTGGGACTCCTGGATTCAGCCTGA
- the PANK2 gene encoding pantothenate kinase 2, mitochondrial isoform X1 yields MGDLQLCKLDELDCLIKGVLYIDSVGFNGHSECYYFENPTDAERCQKLPFNLENPYPLLLVNIGSGVSILAVYSKENYKRVTGTSLGGGTFFGLCCLLTGCSTFEEALEMASHGDSTKVDKLVRDIYGGDYERFGLPGWAVASSFGNMMSKEKRESVSKEDLAKATLITITNNIGSIARMCALNENINRVVFVGNFLRINTISMRLLAYALDYWSKGQLKALFLEHEGYFGAVGALLGLLDSA; encoded by the exons atgGGTGACCTCCAGCTCTGTAAGCTCGATGAACTCGATTGCCTTATTAAAGGAGTTCTGTACATCGATTCAGTTGGGTTCAATGGGCATTCAGAGTGCTACTATTTTGAAAACCCAACGGATGCTGAGAGGTGTCAGAAGCTCCCCTTCAACTTGGAGAATCCCTACCCTCTCCTTTTGGTCAACATTGGCTCAGGGGTCAGCATTCTGGCTGTGTATTCAAAAGAAAACTATAAACGGGTAACAGGCACCAG CCTTGGAGGAGGAACTTTTTTTGgtctctgctgcctcctcactGGTTGTTCCACCTTTGAAGAAGCCCTGGAGATGGCATCCCATGGGGACAGCACCAAGGTGGACAAACTGGTGCGGGACATTTATGGAGGAGACTACGAGAGGTTTGGGTTGCCAGGCTGGGCTGTAGCATCCAG CTTTGGAAACATGATGAGCAAGGAGAAACGGGAATCTGTCAGCAAAGAGGACCTGGCCAAGGCTACTTTAATAACCATCACCAACAACATTGGCTCCATAGCAAGGATGTGTGCACTTAATGAG AACATCAATCGAGTGGTGTTTGTTGGCAATTTCCTTCGGATCAACACCATCTCCATGAGGCTTCTGGCATATGCTTTGGACTACTGGTCAAAGGGACAGCTAAAAGCACTTTTCTTGGAACATGAG GGTTATTTTGGTGCAGTTGGGGCTCTCCTGGGACTCCTGGATTCAGCCTGA